Below is a genomic region from Drosophila albomicans strain 15112-1751.03 chromosome 2R, ASM965048v2, whole genome shotgun sequence.
AACAGCAGTAGAAGGACCACAGCTTGAAATAGTTGAGAATTCTTTGTTGCAAAAGTCATTGTTACACTTGCGGCGCTGCTGTTATTTTTCACTCTAATTAGCCGTCATTGGTTTGTGATTTGTGGACATGGGCTGGAGAGACCAGTTGAACGGATGGAACACCTGCCTCAAAAATGTTTCTGTGCTTttcgccaaaaaaaaaaaaaaaaaaaaaaacagaaaacttttaccaaatgccacaaaatggTACTAGTAATTTTGTGCAGATTTTGATTTACTTGCGAAGGCAAAAAGACAACGGTCAGCCTCATAAATCTTTGGTCCAGTAAATGGTCAGCACGCCTTTTGCCTATGTGGCATTTACTTAACCGATTTCCAGTTTAACTTCTGCTGCAGTCATTTTCGCCAGAAGCCAGAAATGGCCGCAAATAATTTACAGCAAATGAGTTTGCCACAAATTTATGCAGACCACATTAACCATTCAGCAGAGCCAAAGACCaagtaaagtatttaattaaattaaatacaaaacagcTATCTAgccttcgcttcgctttgctttgctttgcttcggTTATGGCTTTTATGGTCGGTCTTTAAAACGTTCGTAAATCATTTAAGACCCAGTCCCCACAAATACGCTGCGAACAGCCAAACAGCTAATGGCCAATGCTTCCTGATGCTCATGATTCAGCTCATGGTCATACTCCTGCTCATTGTCCAAGCCGATCACGCCTGCCATTTGTGCGGCCACATTAAAATAGACTAAAATGTGCAGCAGCCTCTGTCTTTATGGCCACTTAATGTAAAACAGTTAATTAGCAACAtacacccacactcacacacacacacaagaaccCACACATACTCATAAGGAGCGACCAcaagaaagagagcgagagcgagaggcaTATAATGTCCGGTGGCCATGCAAAATGGCCGTCATTTTTACTGCCCCTGACATTTTTACCATCTTGGCCGGCAGGTGGCGCTCGATGGCCTTGCGAAAAGGCGGAAAATTACTTTTGATTAATGAAGCGCAATGAGGCATgtagaattttgtttttaatttttaagaaaatataaaggAAACCAATCAGAGGTCACATTTATGGAAAGCTTTAAGCAAAATACACTTCCAtcgttaaaataatatattaattaattaatttacgcTAAAGTACCTAATCAAAATACTTTACAAAGCATAAATTAAGTTATAATTACAATAGTTTTTAGATTCAGTTAGATACCTCAAAATCTtgattgtatatatgtatgttatataaatatattaaatactttgaaaTTACTTAAGCAATCATTCTATTAAACTTTAGAATTTTGTGTTTCAGTTTGAGCATGAAAGTTACAAacttgttttgcaattttcatttttggcttccttaattttattttttcaaattcctACTCAATACTTATAGTTTAAACTCATCAGACCGTCTagaaaatttaatgcaaaagtTAAAGTACCTCTTATCAGATTCATGCAACATTCTgagtataaaaatgtttacaccTTGCCTTCTCTATCGACATTCTTTCTCTGCTATTTCTCTCTTCGGGACAGCACTGATAAAAATTGCGCTGATTGCATGTAGCTACTCAGTGGCAATGGCAGGAATCACAGGACGTCAAAAATTAACTTgcttttgtccatacaaaatgATGGCTGACATCCCATGACATTAttatccttgttgttgttgctgctgctactgctgcactttatttttaatgctgaTGGAGACGCAGATACAGAAGATAGGGAGACTGAGAAACAGAACaccagagaaagagagattgGAGGACAGTGTGGCACGCTCAAGGCATGCAATTTCTTTGGTATGCTACTTTTGTCGCCTTGTCCTTGCCGTAATTATGAACTTAACAGGCATCCCGGGCATGCCGCCTCCGGAAGTAGCGCCGTCAACGCCATCGGGGCCAAAGGCAATGTCATATtgtgttaatatttaatggaCGCCATCCAGCGTCGCGCTCAGATTTTTAATTGAGCAAATGTGCAGCGCacagtattatttatttacttttgctttgtttgcatGTTCGTTGAACTTTATTACACTTAACAAACTTGTCTTAATATATGTGTACATGTTTGTGTCAatattatgtatgtttatttaatcaaaatgcatttcactGCCGGAATTGgttgattaaataaaatacttgacATTTAAATAAGTGACCACTTCCTAAAAAATCTCTTTTTTCACACTATGAAgttgaaaacaattaatttaattgcaaaatatggATACAAATTAATTCTTAAGTTTAATTGTAGTTACATacgtttaaataatttatattatatttgcacaGCCAAGGCTTCTTTTGGCAAGTAAgagcataattaaatttaaaccaaTTTCATTACTGACAAGTACAGACTATGTTACTACCGACATCCTTGATGTCCTTTGCGGTTAACTTGCTTATTAATGAAGAAACTGCAAATATATGGTTTCCGTGTCTGCCATGTTGAGCTTGACCTTAATGAAAACCCAATTAATTTGCAAGTAgcttaaataaacaaaatacgtCCTTACCTTTTACAAGGcctattcattaaattaaacctataatatttaacattttaaatgtgcgCGCCAATTGCCGGACCGCATTTGGAAATGCTGATGCTGCCACATAGTTGTGCGTAAGACAGTTGGCAACATTGCTTAAGGGTGGCAACTCGTCGCGGCTAACTTGtgtaataaatacaacattcgactttaaattattgataaaatttgaattcatgTAATTTACGACTTGGCGGTGTACACACAATCTGTGTTTGTACTGTCGCCGCTCTAAAGCATCCAGAAAACAACCAATGGTATGATAACAATGATCAGTTTTGTCACAGAGGGGTGTCAATAACCACCTGATTGGCCAAGGCCACAAGatgacagcaaataaaaataaattcaatttgtttattggcagggcgtaaacaaacaacattgcAATCACTTGAagcttattaaattattatcaaaGTGCTCCAAACTATAACCAAAAATGCTGCCTGCTATCGTTTTTCGGCAAATGCATGCCGGTGGATTGCACCATGGAGCCGCAACAACATTGAAGCACGTGCTGGGAGTAGGCGGCAACAGCTTTGTGAACTGTCTCAATCGCTACGCAGCTGCCACGGGCTTCATACGCATTTCGTTCTTGGACATCAATCAGCGTCGAAATTGGGATGTTGCCCGGTTACGATTGTATGCGGACGCCAAGAAGCAATCTTTGCATCTGCGTACGCTACAGGGTCGCGATCTCCTGCAGAATGCCATCGACAAACAACGCGCTGAATTCATTGAGCGCAAGAACTTCTTGGTCGATGACATACGTGAGGCACGACACAAAGTACAGGAGCGTGTGCGCGAGAAAATCGACGAGATTCGCGAAGAGCGTGAAAACATTATGACCATACCCAATATGTTGACCATAAGCCGTGCAATACTCTCGCCCTATATTGGCTACGTGATTGTGCAAGGTGACTACACGATGGGCATGAGTTTGCTGGTCATTGCCGGCATCACAGATCTGGTAAGCaagtttatttgaattataatgGCAGTCGTTTGCTATAAAAGTCTTCCTTTGTAGTTAGATGGACAGATTGCGCGTCGTTGGCCATCGCAGGCCAGCAAGGCTGGTTCCTTTCTGGATCCCATGGCTGACAAGCTGTTAATGGGCTCCTTGGTCATTTCTTTATGTTACAGCGAACTGCTACCAATGTGGCTAACGGGTGTTGTTGTCTTCCGTGATGTCTTCCTCATTGGAGCTGGTTTTGTTATACGCTACATTAGTCTGCCACCGCCAGTGAGTATTTATAGATATACAAGATTTAAGTGTACAGTCTCCTAAATATATGTTTACAGAAAACGTTTTCGCGGTACTTTGATGCCACCCATGTGACTGCCCAGTTGGAACCAACATTCATCAGCAAGGTCAATACGGGAGTGCAGTTAGCCACCATTGGCATTAGTCTTGGTGCTCCCATATGGAACTATCTTGGTAAATATGCCTCATTTCCCTCAATGCTTGTACTAATAGAAACCCATCTGTAGACCACCCGGCTCTTCATGGACTTTGGTATCTAACAGGCGTCACAACCGTTGCCGCTGCGCTCAGCTACGTCATCAATAGACGTGacacttttaaaattatacacaaaaaatgaacTGAAAACATTTACTATTTGCTATTACACAGAACCATAGTAATAGAACACCAATTGCAATGATTAGTATGTAACGACTTTTTGTAATTAAGTATACACAAAAACTGcttgaattaaaaattcttatttgtttataaacggcttctatttatttgaatacGCATGAGTTGCTCAACAGTTGAGCTCTATGAACGCATGTCTTGCGCATATATGATATATTGCTACATTCCCTTTTTTTAGAAACTACAACGTCAGATTTTATGCTCACAGtattgtacatttatttaattcattttcttcaaaactttttttacttttacgtTTACGATATCACCATCAAGTTTCAATTATTATCGAAATATTTATCGATGTTAATGAAGAACAAAATTCACCATCGCAAGTGTTGTATAACGTTGGCATTCAAGTGACGCGCttatttgcttgcatttttttttaaatgagaGAACGCAATTAACAAAGGTGTATGCTACATAAATTGTCAAAAACATAGTGCTGCATTAAAATGTAAGTGTATCGAGTGACTAACAATTAAGTGAGTGCAAAGacaaatactttaataatcATGGCATTTTTTTACAGGGCGAAATTAAGCGACAACACAATGCGCGAGTTGGACGACATCTTGAATGAGAGTGCCTCCTATGGGGATCGCTTGAATGAATTTCTTAAACTCAAAACGACCAACAAACCACAGAACGGAAATACTCCATTTGTGCTCGGAGGACCCAATTATTCTTTTAACATGGGCGATTTAGACGTTGACATGGTGAAATTGTCACCAAAACCGCAGCCCAAAGACGCAGAACAGAATTCGAAGgagattaaaaaaaatgcgCTACGCGACTCAACAAACAATGCTAATGCAGCGATACTTCAGTCACCACCAGTTGTCGAAGCGCCCGCCTCCCCATTATTTTCGGAGAATGCGCAGCCATCTCGCTCTCTTAGCAACTCGCCGAGGAGAAACCTGCGGCGAAGCGGAGGCATTCCAGGATCAGATCGTCTGCGACGCGTGGCAATACAACGGCGGTCCAGGAGCTGCGGTCGTGATCTGCTTAAAGAATTCAACGATGCGGAGCCTCGAACATCGAAAACCGTAAGTTCAAAGATATTTCCGGCCAATGAATTaggttttaaaatttaaatctttcctttagcagcagcaggaggaaACTAGTTCTGAATCCAACACTTTGACTTTTGTAAGTTTTTAATTAGCTTcgaacattttgcatttgtgtattaaatatgcatttatttagataCCTGCCATTAGCAGCACTCCAGCAATAGATGCACAGGCTAAAAATTCAACAgcagcttctgctgttgctgtcgcaaCGGAGCAGGAGGAGCAGGTTGGCGCAAGCTTCAAGTACTCTCAACGACGCGAAGAGGTTCTGCTGTCTTCAACATCACAACGCTTCGCAAACGCAAATAATGGAACTGTTCAACGCACTTATTCTGTCGAAATGGGCCCCGAGCCAGGACAATTGCTGCTCTCGCCATCGCgtaaaaacagcaacagtcgTTTGCATCTATCGCCGTCGCACTCGGTTCATAATGCGTCGCACAGATTGTCCAACAGAACATATGCCCCTTCACCAGCTAGAGCCGAGATACTGGCGCCAGATACGCCACCACGAGTGCTGGCGCATTCGCTACGGGAGTCGGAGTTCACTGTGCCGGAAACGCAGCCACAAGATGGTATTCAGCAGCAAGTTCTGCAGACTATGACAAACAGTCCCAAAGCGGCTCCGTTCGTGGTCATACCATTAGCATGTCTCAgtccaaaaacacaaaattcaataaaagacCAACAACAATCAGCAGCAACTTCATCATCACCAGGAGCAGCTTTATCAGCAGCAGTTCCAAAAGTTGCCAGTCGTAGTATGCAAACTTCTGACAATTCACGTAACATGAAATACTTAAACGCGCTCTTGACTGACGACGACAGCGATGATCAGCGAGAATTGAATTCATTACTACCATTAAATTTAGCACCCCCGGGTGGCAATACAACACGACAGAGTCGTCTAAGAAAACGGGGGCAACGCGCAAAAAGTCCCAATATGCTGTTGGATTTGCAAACCTCACGGACGCAGCGTCAGAAACCTCTGAAAAAATCTGTGCTCAATAAACCATCGAAACGGCCCATTAATGGCGAAGAGTTTGCCGAGGAATTGGCCAGGATGAGCAACTATGAAATACTTGATTTACGCAAACGTAATTCCCTTGGCAAGTTGAATCCTCTGAACGGTCGGCGCCAGAATCCAAAGGAGCAACAGATCATTGAAGAACACATCAAGTGGGAACTAATGCGACGTGATCGGGATAATGTCAGTCCCAAGAAGTCGCTAAGTAAAGTGCCATTGCCAACAGCATCACCATGCGCCAAGTCACCAATTCCAAAATCGTTGACAACTGCAATCAGCAAACCGACCATGAATCCGTCGTTCAGAATGTCGCCAGCTGCAGCACCTGCTGGATTCAGGGATAGATCTATGCGCGAACGACGGCGTTTACGACGGGAAAGCGAGGAAAATGCATTGGGAAATGATTCCTTGGACAGCTCACCGGAAAATGCTTATCAACAGATATCAAAGCAACAAAGGAAACGTATCAGACGTCGTAAGTCAAGTGTGGTAAGTGACAATAGTCGTATAATCGTATATccaataacaatttttttcatCATGCAGAGTGAGGACGAAATACTAGCTATTTGCACGCCACCAGCGCAGTTTAGACGCTCTAAGCATAAGCAAAAAGAGGAGCCAAGCACGACTTCATTGGCAGAGCCACCATCCGACTTTCGGCGTTCGAAGTCAATTGTGCAGCTACCAGATTCTCCAACGCAGTTGGGCAAATCCAAGTCCAGGCACACAGAAGAGTCGAATAAGACTGTGGTGGCAGAGCCGCCTCCAGACTTTAGATATAGATCTAGTCAAGGGATTGAAGATGACCACAGCGACGAAGATGCACTTCCACAACCAACAGCACAGCTTCGAAAGTCGCGACACTTAGAACAATTGGAGACCAATGAGACTGTTCTGCCAGAGCCGCCTGAGCAATTTAGAAAGTCTAAGTCCAGACATGTAGAGCAAGAACCTGAAGGTGTGTCGAACACTTCACCATTGCAAGAGTCAAGAATTTACAGATCTAGATTGCGCATTCGAGACAACGAATCCCCACCTCTAGAGCAATCTGTACAGCTCCGAAAGTCGCGGCACTTAGAGCAACTAGATATCATTCAGTTCAATGAAACTGTGATCTCAGAAAATCCCCAACAAATGCGAAAGTCAAAGTCGAGACGCTTTGAGCAGCTGGATATCGTAGAGTCAACCGGTCATTGCGAACATTCTAAGATCACACACTTTGAGATGCATACTGAGGAAGTATCTGCACTCCCAGAGCCACCCGAAGAGTTTAAGCGACATAAATCTAGACTACGCATTGAAGATAATGACTCCGATGAAGCTGCACCACCAATGCCAGCTTCGCCTGTACAGCTGCAAAAAGCCAAATCTAATGACAAGAAGAAGAATCACATATCTATACAGCGCATTGAAGATGACGATTCGGATGAGGCTGCAATGCCGGATCCGCCTGCACAATTGCAAAAGTCCAAAGCGAAGCATTtagaacaaaataatatagtgGAATCTTATGAAACTGTACTGGCAGATCCTCCAGAACAGTTCAAAAAGTCCAAGTCGCGTCAGAGACATGTAACAATTGTGGAACCAGATACGAGTGATATGGAAAATACACAGCCGCAGCTTCAGCGTTCCATGACCCGGCAGGAAGAGCAGCTGGTGGTTCCAAAGTCAAACATAGATGAACTGGAAATGCCGTCGTTGCAATGTGTTGATGAAGTGAGATTGAATGACGTAGACACTGGTCCAGAGACAATCATTAATTCGCCACCAAAAacattcaacaacaacacatctCATATTAGTTCGCGGGAGGAAGTGATGCCGCCTTCGCTGCCCATTGAAACTGACTTGGATGAGATGCCAAGTACAAGCAATAATACGAGCAGTAATCGTCGCAGAGGTAAAAAGAAGAAGGCATCGAATAACGACGtcaagataaaaaaaaatgaagcagcAGTGTCGCGTGCAAAAAAAAGTCGCAGGGAAGAGGCCAAAAAAGAATTGGATAATCTTGCTATTAATCTGCCAAACCGGACGCTGCCTCCATCCGAACACGATGACGATCAAAACACAAGTAAGCAAAATAAACACTTTACCCTAGCATCATAtgctgaaaatattatatttatttttattcaattagcTGGAGTTCGAAAGTCCAAACGGGGACACATTCCATTGTGCAACACCTGGGTGCACACAGTGGATGATCCTTTTTTCTTCCTATATAAAAAACCCTATCAACGCAAAGTTTATCCCCTACCACCGaagccaaaaaagaaattacaaattaataacacGGATTTATTTGTGGACAAACCGCCGTTGGCCAGTAGCACACCAAGCAACGAAGCCACCAACGTCACAAGCAGCGACACTAAAGCAGACAAACAGAATCGTAATAGAAAGCAATTAACCGGAATAACATTGAGTAGCATAGCTGAGCAACCAGAAGAACGTTCTATGGAATTTATGAGGCAGGAGCAACTGCAAGAGCAGCCAATTGAGACGAAAACCTCTAAGCGGGGacgaccaaaaaaaaatgatccGATATCTTCCAAGGATATTGTCACACCGAAAACATTGGTCTCTTCAGCAACACAAACAGATTTTGAACCTGCGCTGGAATGTCATCCCACGGTCCAGTCAACAAACTCGTCGCAAAATGACGGATTTCCTCTGAATTGGCTACGAAATTTAAATGATCAACCCATTCCCAAAGATAACAGTACACATCAAGAATTTAAATCAATGAAGATTTGTAAGCTTCTTAACCGCATTCAATCCTATCATACAGATTCTTAATTTAGCAttcttgttttgatttcagcTCGTGCATCCAATTTGCAGTACTCGAAAATAAGCGGACTCGACTATGCGTTTTATGGAGGAAGCGATAACACTATTGGGTTTATCCGTTTTCAACCCTTCCAAGTCCGAGGCATTAATAAAGCTAAAAGCAAATTGGTATGTATTTCAGAATAAAATTTTGATATAAGATTATTGATCTACTTTTGTATTGTATCACGCAGCAATTCGTTGTTTTTTATGGTGAATTCGAAATTGAAACTAACGATTTGGAAACCAAAACAGACCCGAAGAAAAGTGAACTACTTCCTACACGCGACACTATAAGCGCTGGCGATTTTTTGCTAATAAA
It encodes:
- the LOC117576359 gene encoding probable cardiolipin synthase (CMP-forming) — protein: MLPAIVFRQMHAGGLHHGAATTLKHVLGVGGNSFVNCLNRYAAATGFIRISFLDINQRRNWDVARLRLYADAKKQSLHLRTLQGRDLLQNAIDKQRAEFIERKNFLVDDIREARHKVQERVREKIDEIREERENIMTIPNMLTISRAILSPYIGYVIVQGDYTMGMSLLVIAGITDLLDGQIARRWPSQASKAGSFLDPMADKLLMGSLVISLCYSELLPMWLTGVVVFRDVFLIGAGFVIRYISLPPPKTFSRYFDATHVTAQLEPTFISKVNTGVQLATIGISLGAPIWNYLDHPALHGLWYLTGVTTVAAALSYVINRRDTFKIIHKK
- the LOC117576357 gene encoding uncharacterized protein LOC117576357 — encoded protein: MAKLSDNTMRELDDILNESASYGDRLNEFLKLKTTNKPQNGNTPFVLGGPNYSFNMGDLDVDMVKLSPKPQPKDAEQNSKEIKKNALRDSTNNANAAILQSPPVVEAPASPLFSENAQPSRSLSNSPRRNLRRSGGIPGSDRLRRVAIQRRSRSCGRDLLKEFNDAEPRTSKTQQQEETSSESNTLTFIPAISSTPAIDAQAKNSTAASAVAVATEQEEQVGASFKYSQRREEVLLSSTSQRFANANNGTVQRTYSVEMGPEPGQLLLSPSRKNSNSRLHLSPSHSVHNASHRLSNRTYAPSPARAEILAPDTPPRVLAHSLRESEFTVPETQPQDGIQQQVLQTMTNSPKAAPFVVIPLACLSPKTQNSIKDQQQSAATSSSPGAALSAAVPKVASRSMQTSDNSRNMKYLNALLTDDDSDDQRELNSLLPLNLAPPGGNTTRQSRLRKRGQRAKSPNMLLDLQTSRTQRQKPLKKSVLNKPSKRPINGEEFAEELARMSNYEILDLRKRNSLGKLNPLNGRRQNPKEQQIIEEHIKWELMRRDRDNVSPKKSLSKVPLPTASPCAKSPIPKSLTTAISKPTMNPSFRMSPAAAPAGFRDRSMRERRRLRRESEENALGNDSLDSSPENAYQQISKQQRKRIRRRKSSVSEDEILAICTPPAQFRRSKHKQKEEPSTTSLAEPPSDFRRSKSIVQLPDSPTQLGKSKSRHTEESNKTVVAEPPPDFRYRSSQGIEDDHSDEDALPQPTAQLRKSRHLEQLETNETVLPEPPEQFRKSKSRHVEQEPEGVSNTSPLQESRIYRSRLRIRDNESPPLEQSVQLRKSRHLEQLDIIQFNETVISENPQQMRKSKSRRFEQLDIVESTGHCEHSKITHFEMHTEEVSALPEPPEEFKRHKSRLRIEDNDSDEAAPPMPASPVQLQKAKSNDKKKNHISIQRIEDDDSDEAAMPDPPAQLQKSKAKHLEQNNIVESYETVLADPPEQFKKSKSRQRHVTIVEPDTSDMENTQPQLQRSMTRQEEQLVVPKSNIDELEMPSLQCVDEVRLNDVDTGPETIINSPPKTFNNNTSHISSREEVMPPSLPIETDLDEMPSTSNNTSSNRRRGKKKKASNNDVKIKKNEAAVSRAKKSRREEAKKELDNLAINLPNRTLPPSEHDDDQNTTGVRKSKRGHIPLCNTWVHTVDDPFFFLYKKPYQRKVYPLPPKPKKKLQINNTDLFVDKPPLASSTPSNEATNVTSSDTKADKQNRNRKQLTGITLSSIAEQPEERSMEFMRQEQLQEQPIETKTSKRGRPKKNDPISSKDIVTPKTLVSSATQTDFEPALECHPTVQSTNSSQNDGFPLNWLRNLNDQPIPKDNSTHQEFKSMKISRASNLQYSKISGLDYAFYGGSDNTIGFIRFQPFQVRGINKAKSKLQFVVFYGEFEIETNDLETKTDPKKSELLPTRDTISAGDFLLIKIGTQYNIKNCLDAEGVLLINRCS